CCTGCAATAGAGAAAACATCTTTATTACCGGTCAAAATACTATTCAAACCTCGTGGATAAACTAACATAACACTTTATAAGATAAAAGTTTACCTTTAGAGTTCAAAAATGCTCTTGGTGAAATTATGTTGGGGCCATGTATCTTCACTCAATAGCATTGGAAGCAGTTTTTGATGATTCTTCCAGCAACTTGGGACCAACCAACAAAGCAGAAAACCTCTCTTCATGCCAGAATTACATCCCATATGTTCTATTATACACATCTCCCGGACTTGGAGTCCGGAATTTTGGTTCTTCATATCCATTGCTGTATAGGCTCCCGGTGAATCCCAGCCGTTCATTCCTAAGAAGCTCGGCCATGGCTAGAGAGTTCACACTTTGGCCTTCATTCCACTTATCCCAGTGACCATTAGACAAGACTGGATTTGCAGATGGTTGTTGTCTTGGGTGCTGTGAGAAAAGAGATAAATTACTTCCATGTGCCTGATGGTCCATTAGCCTTGAGCTAAATCCGTAAGTTTCTGCAAGTGAAGGAGATAAGTTTCTGAGATCATGATGAAACCCATTGACTTGTTGTTGTGCAGCAGACAGAGACTGCTGTCTCAACATTTGGAGTCCTGTCTCGTTCCCATAAGAATTCATTTGTGATGAGAAACTTGATCTCATATCCAAGTCTGCATTTACCATCCCTCTTCCAACCGCTAGAATAGCAGGATCCGCGAACTCTATATCACTCGCACTACTCGGATTCCCAACTGGAGGCTGTATTTGATATGTATTCCTCAACATGGCAGCAGAGTCAAGAAAACGAGTTCCTAAGATACAAGGAAGCATGAGAGTTTTAGTCTGTATCAGTAGCATCAGTCGCACACTAAGCTACCATAAAACAGAGGTAAAGAACTACCTGGTGCCGTATCTGAAGATAGGCCCACTCTTTGATGTGAAGAGAAGCCAGGAGGAGGTAACCTGCTCGGCGCAGAAAATCCTGGAGGAGCAGAAACTTGAGGTCGTGAAACTGCTACAGAACAACAGAAAAACAAAGTGGAATGTATGAGAAAAAGATTCAATCTAATCAAGAAACAAAGGAAATTCACCAACGATAAATACTAACCAGGAGTCTTGTACGATGAAAATAAAGGACTAGCAGAAACATTATCTAATCCACCGGAATAGTTTGAAGCAAATCCATTTAGATTCCCGAGATTATCCCGATAAATATTTCGACTCACTACAGACTCTGGAATAGGCCTATCTCTTGAAAACTGCCCATAAACGCTATGATTTTCCCTGTCAAATGCTTGATTAGTAGATTCTTGTGCAAAAGAAAATCTGGACTGGCTGTTATGTTGCTTCAGGAGGTTTGAAGGTTTTAGAGGACTGGCTCGCTGATCAACTTTGTCTAGTAACTCAGCCAAATTGTGGGGTGAAGTTAAGGATTCATCCCATGGATCAAAGTCGAGTGACAAAATGTTTGAGATTATTTCGTCCTCTGTACTATGAACTTTGTTCCTGCCTTCATTAGCAAACAGAGAGTGCTCCACACTGAACATGGATTGCTCACCAAACCCATTTGGAAGATGCAACCTATCGCTGCTGCCTTGATCCGAAGGGAACCTCAAGTCTGAACCGTTTACACCTGACGGTTCACAAGGTAGGGAAGAACGAGAAGCCAGATGATTTGAATCCAAAATGGAACTTGAAGAATTAGACAAAAACAGCGAGTTGGTAACATCCTCTTCATGGTGATGCCTTTGTCTATCTAGTGATGACATATCCTCCACATCCAATTTTGAGCTAACTTGCATCTGGGATTGCAAATCTAATCTCCAATCCCACTCTGGCCTCGTGCAGGGAACCCCAGTCTCTGATGGAATAGCTTTTTCATCAATGTTTATAGAGCTATCTATCTTGCATTGCTCTGGATGTGGCAACTTTGATATTTCATGATCAGGTTGTCTATTAGAACCTTGATCACACTCACTACGAATCGCAATATCAGGACGGTCATCTCTGGAATCGGTAGTTATCTCCATTTGTGAAACATCTTCTACACCATCCTCTGAATCGTCAGACGAGTTCACAGCAGCTGAAGGCTTGTCAATGTCTCTGCCATCGTAGGAAGAGTCTGTTGAACTGGATAACCGATTGCTAGGAGAATCTCTATCAGGTGAGGTGGTTCTCTTGGACCCAGAACCAACCACAACATTATGCTGCAAAGGCTTCAAAACCCTAAGTTTGCTTTTGTCAACAGctttttgattttcttctttGCCTAATGGTCTCTTAAGAATGTTACTAGAGGATACAGGGCCATGAGCTGCGTTTGCAACAACAGCAGAAAAGGCCAAGGTTCCATTTACTGGGGTCGTTCTTTGTATATCAGAAGATCCATTTGAGGTAACCGAAGTTGCTAAAGACTGCTGGTTTGCATTATGTGTCCCCCTGCAGCAGATATCCCTATTTTGTTATATTGACCCATTAAAATACCTCGCATAAAAAAGCAGCAAGTGAAAAACTTACCATGCCGCTGCAGCAGGAAGAGCAGTGGATCTGCTAGAGCTCCCACTCCCACTAGGTGGAGAATACCTGGCAACACTTACTGCATTCTGCTcatagaaaaaaatgagaaatgaaaatAGTAAGCTTAGTCAACTGAAATGATTTCATAAGCTAGTCATGTCACACCATTGAGTTAGTCACCAATTAGGATTTAACAAACATGAAACCTTCcgatttgtaatattttgtgatttaacAAATATGGAAACTAAAGCTTCTAGGAGATGGTgtaataaaatctaaattgcACATAATGTCACTAGACAGCTGAGATTTAACTGAACTTACACTTGAAGGGACTTTTGCAATTGGTTTAGCAGAAGAACTGTCACTGCAGAAATCATCTAGTGGTGGAGGTAGCATGCTTCCTGAACGTTGATGCAGAATGTTTGTTGCTCCGGTGATTTGCTGAACTCTACTCCttcaaaattattaacaaaTCATCCCAAAATACTAGACCAGACATCATATTACATATATACTAGAAAGGCAATGGATCCAAGAAAGCGAACAATCATGAACGCAAGAGGGAATTATAAAGGTTAAGACGATAAACGTACCTTGTATGGGAAGATATGGCCTCATCTTTTGTGAAACTATCCTCTTGTGAACCGACCTCGTGCAGATAGAGACAATCAGGATTAACACACGCCTAGAAAGAAAAACATGCAATTAATCATTACAAAGACatcaatctcaatttttttatctgaaaagaggtaaccaaaagaaaaactcAGGGGGTCAGAAAGTAGAACAATAATACTTGGGAAGGCGTACCGCATTTCTCAGCCATGCATGACAATACTTGGTTGTCCCAAAACACGCcctgcaatatatatatataaaaatacatctTATCCACAACTGAatgaaaacaaactaaaaacaccaaatacatagtttcaaacaaaaaaaggaagcGAGTCAAAACTTACTTCAGTGATTTCCCATCCAAGATAAACCCATGAACGGCCTGGATGCAACGGACAGCCTCTTCCTCTTTTGCATAAGTAATATatctgaataataaaaaatattatgagaTGAGTACAATAATGAGAAGAAAAAACTCAATGAACTTCATGATAAAAGGAAAAATCAGAAACGCACACACTGCATGTATCATTTGGGAATAGTTGGATGGCACCAGATGATGTTCGGGACATGGAAACCTTGAGAACTTTTCCATACTGACCGAAATATTCTTTATGATAGAGTAGCTGCAAGGAAAATGGAGCCTAGTCACATAACAAAGAAATGATAAAAAGGGTGTAGTGTAGATAAGAGTTCTCATACATCTTCATCTGCTAGATTAAGGGGCAACCCAACAATGTAAACAAGATTCCTTTGGATGACGCGCACACTAGTGAGTTGCTTTCTCCCATCAGAAGGTTTTGATCTTGACTTTTGAGTCTTCTTGCGCTCCATGTTGGTTTCAAAGGCCAGACTGACAACAGGCCATTATAAGCAAATCAGCAAAAGAGAGCGTAAAGAAAGATTATCCCAGAAAATATTACTTTCGTCAAAAAGATCAAGTATTACAACAACCTGTCGCAATCAACAGTCATTCCTACAATCTTTTCTTTGTCATATGGAGTGCGACAAGCAGGACAACGCCCTTCTATCTGATCTTTCTCTGCCATGTCTACTATGTGATGCCAGCACCAAACACAAATCTGTATTAACAGAGCAAACATCATTGGTCAATGAGGCCAGAAAGAGACGTGAAAAGGTTCCACTGAGTCATTTCTCATCacatatattctatttttaatgcttCACAGATAAATTGCAGAAGAAACTTTGAGATAAAAGCGAAAAGGTTATGCTGATTATTGCTATTTAACATTGCAATAAGAAGTAACAACATGTAAAGAAACAGAAGATGAGAAGACCTGATAGCCGCATTTGCAAGGCTTCAATTGCTGATCAGTGAGATCCATCTCTTCAGCACATAGTGGGCAAGTCTTCTCTCCTTGGTCACTCATGCTGGCCTACAACAAGAATTCGAAAACTTATTGTTTGGTAACGTAAAGATAAACATTTTCTATGCCATAAACATCAGTTATCTCATCAGAACAAATAAAACTCAATGCAAATTCAGCATATCCCCAATCAAACCCTAAGAGTCTATTACTCATCAAAGCTAATTAGCTCTAAATATTCAAACTTTCAGATCGAtactaagaattttttttctaaaaaaaaggaATCTACGAAGAAGAGCTCCTAGGAATCGATCTGCGCACGCGCACCGTGCCGATTCAATTTACATCGTTCGGATATAATCACAGACAAAACATATGAACCAATCCAAAATCTCAATCACAATCTTACGATCCAAATCAATAAAAAACGATGATCCAATCAAAAACCCAGAACTAGGGTtttgaagagaaagagagaaacatACGAATTGAGAAAAGATTCGATCGGAGATTTTGCAGAGGGAAGAAGATTGGTGAGATGAGGAGGAAAGCGAAGCTGGAGATTTGCGAGCAAAACAGAGAAATTGGATGGCTGTGATTTTGGGGGATGTGAGATTTCGCCTTTTTTCTCAACCCTTGATCTCTCTACCAGATCCACGTTGCTGTCCGGTTCGGTTTTATTACTAGATTCTGTCCGGTTGTAAACCGGTAGCTTTCAGCCGGTTTTTAGGCGTTTTATGTTGTTACCAAAAATTGTTCTTGAAAATTTCATGTTATTACCAAAAATTGTATGACAGCATATTAAGAAGTAACTTTGCAAACTTGACCTGTGTGTTTATACTGCAAAATGGCACAATCTCTGAAGCAAGCCATGAAATGGAAAGATATAatatgccttttttttttttgctttcttttttttctatttataaagaACTTGTCTGATCTTTTCACTtctcaaaataaattaagatcAGAGCTCAAAGAGGTGACAATGAATAGAGGTTTCTCTTCTACTCTCTTCTCTGTTCTTGATTTTCCAACTGCAGTGTATTCAATGTGGCAAGCTATTGACTGATCTCAAGCTGAGTTTGATGTGGGAACAGATGATTAAAGAAGACTCAACACCTTTGAACGAGAGAGTTTATTGTCCGTTTCAAAGCTGCTCTTATCTAATGTCCAAAACCGAACTTTCTTCCTCTGATGAATATGCACTTAGGAGATGCTTCAAATGCGATGGCTCTTTCTGCCTACACTGCAAAGTTCCATGGCATAGTGCACTGTCGTGCAACAAATACAAGAAGTTGTATCCTAATCCTCAAGTTGACGAAGACTTTGCAAAGTTATAGTCCATGGCAAAACGCAAAGGGTGGCGTCAATGTGGTAAGTGCAAACACATGATCGAACGTTCTGTCGGATGCAACATGATGCGTTGTAGGTATGTATATCGAGAGAGAGATCTCGACTTAACATATTTGACAATcaatatcttttttctttttgtaagttTTATTTATGGTTTGGCACATAAGTATTGAGATTCATATTTATTTCATGGATAATCTGTTAGGTGTGGATATGAGTTTCGCTACGCGTGTGGAAAGCAATGGAACAGCTCGTCCCATTACCAATGCCACCCGCACATTGATCAGCTCGGAAACAAAGTCCCGCAAGCTTTTCCTGTTTGGTTATTGGGTCTCTAATTGTTTCGGCCTACTCAACAGTCctatatatacaatattcaGGCAAGTTCCAGAGAAAAGTGGAACCGCGTAGGGAAAAATCTAAAGGAGCCGatgattttcttgattttcttttcaatttcttATAGAAAATTTAGGGTCATGGAAGGAAACAGGAAACGTTTGATACATGAAAATTCTTTCAGCGTTTTGGTTTTATGCGTTCCACGCATAGCATGATggagtatgtttttttttatgaaatcaaaatatttattttagttataaatgTGTGTTTAATTAGGACTTTAGGGGCCTTTGTTTTGTATCTAGCCTCGGGGTTTCTGAAATGTTTTTGGTCGGGGCTAGATTATTATATTTGATAAGGCCATCGCTCGAGTTAGGGCTTCGTATATAGGAAACTAAACGATATCTAATGTCGAGACTTTAGGGTCAATAACATATAATCCCTTGGaaattaactattaaaaataggCTACATTATTTTTGGTATATTATACTTTTCGTTTCCACGCTCGTGATAAGAAGGGGTAAATTTTATACTTCATTTTGTTGGAGTCAGTAGCTATTGCATCTACGTACGGTTATAATCATTACCTTTGACATCATTTTAACTGAGGCGGCCTCTCTTGTAAACCGATGCTTCATCTTTGTTGACCTCCTATGAAAGCATCATCTCCACCCTCGAGATGATGTTGTGAGTGAGGAATCacccaatttttttataacgaCGGATCACTACCAGAACTACTCTCCTCTGAAATCAAAGAGGTCTTCCGTATGTACAAACTTGCTTCATTTTattttaccaaacaaaaaaaaaacttgcttcatttttatgataattcacatatttagaataaaaaggGGGTTTTCCCTTTTATCACTATGTGCACGTGAAAGTGATATTGGCCCGCTAGTATTCCCACCTTTTATGAATAGTAATTTCATGTATTCGAATAATCCGGATAAACATATTAACTATAACCTTACGGTGCCTGATATTATTTTCACTGCCTACTTGAAAAGTAGATATCATAAGTTTATAGTCTTTTTAATAGCTGTTTACTATTTAATTATACCCATATAGAGTTATCACCTAGATGGACTTTTGTGTATGAGAATAATtggttattgatttatttataaatttagttaGCAATAAGCTTAATATTaacccatcaaataaaaataactctTTGTTTTTGTCCCTAATTACGATTTTAAAGAAAGTTTATCAATGGAGAGCAAAGATATAATTCAAAATCTAATCAATCTCCGATGAATTATGATTAATCAATCTGGTTAGggaatttccttttttttaaaaacggaaaaatgaaACTGGAGACATgttgtttcatcaacatatgtacAACAAAATATATTCAGGTAGTGAATTATATAATCTACCTTTGACGAATTAATTAAAAGCGAAACCTGAATATGAAAACTATATTAGCAAACCAAAACGCAAAAAGGAAATTCTAGCGGTTTatatttccttttcctagtaAGAAAACAAATACTCCCTCTAACAAAGTAGTATAAATATAGGTCACTACAGCCCTTCACAGCTTCAATCAAACAAAACATCCCCATAAGCTATAGTCAAGATTAGTTTATGTACAATGGCACCCGACAACAATCCGTTCTCCATGTCAACCATGTCTAATGCTTTACAACATATTCGAGGATTCGCCCCACGAGCCTCCGACGTACCAGATACGCGCTTAAAACGGCTCTTTAACCTAATGACTAGATGTGAAGGCGTGGGACAGTTTAAGGATCTGACCTCAACGTTTGACCAAAGTCAGCTTCAGATGATGGCGTCGTTGCTGACGTCAGACTCCGAGTACTTCATGGAGGTCGTCAGTAACAAGTACGGATCGAGACGCGTGCAGAAGCTCCTCGGGATATCGGATGACGTGGACGCGTTCTTCTACGGTGCTATCCTGCAACGCTTCTTCGACATCATGACTGATAAGTACGCATCCTACGTGGCGATTCGAGCTACGGTCGTTTTCGACCAGGTGAAGAAACATGTGATGTACAAGTACGTTCTCCACTACGCGCTCGACATAGCGCGTAAACAACACGGCTGCATCGCGCTCAACGAGGTTTTAACCGACGCGGATGATCCTCTCTACAGGAACCGGTTACTAGACGTAGTCGCGCGCGACGCTCTCTTCCTAAGCAACGATCCTTGGGGGAACTTTGTGGTCCAACACGTGCTTAAACTGTATGACTTGCGTTGCACGTACCACGTGGCGGTTAGTCTTTGGGTATGGTGGTTGTGGAGCTTTTGAAGTGCGATGGAGATAGGTTGATGAGGCTGGCGAGGAGTGAGTTTGGGAATTTCGTGGTGCTCAAGGCACTGAATGTCACGCAGGAGATGAATAGGGTTGATTTGTTTTGGGATCTGGTGCAGAAGCTGATGCCTCTTCGCCCCCTTTTGCTTAGGTCTCACGGAAACAACATTGCCAACGTCTTGGAGACATGTTCTATAGCTACTAGGTACTCAAATTAAAAGTTCTCATATTGTTCTATGGTTGATTCTGATGAATTCTTGTTAAAAGAAGTTTGCCTTTGGTTTGATCTTTTGTACAAGGATCCAGATTTAATTCAAAGTAGACTTTTTTATTCTTGAAATCAAAAGTGATGAAAGATAACGATTACATGCAGTAATTCTGACATTTATACAATATTCATAACTATTCTTGATAAATTTGTAGGAAAGACGGCCATAAATGATAGATagtaatatttagatttttttttctaaatgattTTGCTATAACAATttgattttgtataaaattatgttttaaaaaaacctTTATTGTCTACAGAACTAAAATGAATTACAGTTTtgaataagaaaacaaataaagagGTGGCCAGTGGCCACACAACTTCTACCTCTGATGCCCTTTCGCCACCTTTAGCGTAGGTCTCACGGAAGCAACATTGCAAACATATTGGATACAAGATGCTCAAATTAAAAGTTTTCGAATGTTGTATGGTTGATTACTGAATTCTGGTTTAAAGTAGAttgttattgatttttttgtccAAGGATCCTGATTTAATTCAAACAGTGTGGATTTTTTTGTACAACGATTGCAGGCAGTAATTCAAACATTATACAATTTTCAGAACTATTCATGATAAATTTGTAGGAAAGACGGGCATAAATATACTTCAACAGTAATAtttcaatttctttttatatatatgtttttgctataacaatttgtttttgtataaaattatgttttagaaaaaaaaactttattttctgTAGAACTAAATTGAATTACAGTTTTGAATAAGAAATCAAATAAGAAGACACAACTTCTACCTCAGTTACCAGTGGACTTACATTTACATGCATCAACAAGGCAACCAAACATAACATCTTCAGCTCCTGCAatagagaaaacatatttatcaCCGGTCATATATACAATGGATAAACCAACCTAACACTTTATAAGATAAAAGTTTGAATACCTTTAGAGTTCAAAAATGCTCTTGGTGAAACTATGTTGGGGCCATGCATCTTCACTCTGCGCAGCACTGGAAGCAGTTTCTGATGATTCTTCCAGTAAAACTTGGGACCAACCCGAGCAAATCCAACAAAGTAGAATACCTCTCTTCATGCCAGAATTACATCCCATATGTTCTATTATACACATCCCCGGGACTTGGGATACGGAATTTCGGTTCTTCATATCCATTGTTGTATAGGCTCCCATTGAATCCCAGCCGTTCATTCCTAAGTAGCTCGGCCATGCCCAGAGAGTTCAAATTTTGGCCTTCATTCCACTTATCCCAGTGACCATTGAACAAGGCT
The window above is part of the Brassica napus cultivar Da-Ae chromosome C3, Da-Ae, whole genome shotgun sequence genome. Proteins encoded here:
- the LOC106386873 gene encoding uncharacterized protein LOC106386873 isoform X2 encodes the protein MSDQGEKTCPLCAEEMDLTDQQLKPCKCGYQICVWCWHHIVDMAEKDQIEGRCPACRTPYDKEKIVGMTVDCDSLAFETNMERKKTQKSRSKPSDGRKQLTSVRVIQRNLVYIVGLPLNLADEDLLYHKEYFGQYGKVLKVSMSRTSSGAIQLFPNDTCSVYITYAKEEEAVRCIQAVHGFILDGKSLKACFGTTKYCHAWLRNAACVNPDCLYLHEVGSQEDSFTKDEAISSHTRSRVQQITGATNILHQRSGSMLPPPLDDFCSDSSSAKPIAKVPSSNAVSVARYSPPSGSGSSSRSTALPAAAAWGTHNANQQSLATSVTSNGSSDIQRTTPVNGTLAFSAVVANAAHGPVSSSNILKRPLGKEENQKAVDKSKLRVLKPLQHNVVVGSGSKRTTSPDRDSPSNRLSSSTDSSYDGRDIDKPSAAVNSSDDSEDGVEDVSQMEITTDSRDDRPDIAIRSECDQGSNRQPDHEISKLPHPEQCKIDSSINIDEKAIPSETGVPCTRPEWDWRLDLQSQMQVSSKLDVEDMSSLDRQRHHHEEDVTNSLFLSNSSSSILDSNHLASRSSLPCEPSGVNGSDLRFPSDQGSSDRLHLPNGFGEQSMFSVEHSLFANEGRNKVHSTEDEIISNILSLDFDPWDESLTSPHNLAELLDKVDQRASPLKPSNLLKQHNSQSRFSFAQESTNQAFDRENHSVYGQFSRDRPIPESVVSRNIYRDNLGNLNGFASNYSGGLDNVSASPLFSSYKTPVSRPQVSAPPGFSAPSRLPPPGFSSHQRVGLSSDTAPGTRFLDSAAMLRNTYQIQPPVGNPSSASDIEFADPAILAVGRGMVNADLDMRSSFSSQMNSYGNETGLQMLRQQSLSAAQQQVNGFHHDLRNLSPSLAETYGFSSRLMDHQAHGSNLSLFSQHPRQQPSANPVLSNGHWDKWNEGQSVNSLAMAELLRNERLGFTGSLYSNGYEEPKFRTPSPGDVYNRTYGM
- the LOC106386873 gene encoding uncharacterized protein LOC106386873 isoform X1 translates to MSDQGEKTCPLCAEEMDLTDQQLKPCKCGYQICVWCWHHIVDMAEKDQIEGRCPACRTPYDKEKIVGMTVDCDSLAFETNMERKKTQKSRSKPSDGRKQLTSVRVIQRNLVYIVGLPLNLADEDLLYHKEYFGQYGKVLKVSMSRTSSGAIQLFPNDTCSVYITYAKEEEAVRCIQAVHGFILDGKSLKACFGTTKYCHAWLRNAACVNPDCLYLHEVGSQEDSFTKDEAISSHTRSRVQQITGATNILHQRSGSMLPPPLDDFCSDSSSAKPIAKVPSSNAVSVARYSPPSGSGSSSRSTALPAAAAWGTHNANQQSLATSVTSNGSSDIQRTTPVNGTLAFSAVVANAAHGPVSSSNILKRPLGKEENQKAVDKSKLRVLKPLQHNVVVGSGSKRTTSPDRDSPSNRLSSSTDSSYDGRDIDKPSAAVNSSDDSEDGVEDVSQMEITTDSRDDRPDIAIRSECDQGSNRQPDHEISKLPHPEQCKIDSSINIDEKAIPSETGVPCTRPEWDWRLDLQSQMQVSSKLDVEDMSSLDRQRHHHEEDVTNSLFLSNSSSSILDSNHLASRSSLPCEPSGVNGSDLRFPSDQGSSDRLHLPNGFGEQSMFSVEHSLFANEGRNKVHSTEDEIISNILSLDFDPWDESLTSPHNLAELLDKVDQRASPLKPSNLLKQHNSQSRFSFAQESTNQAFDRENHSVYGQFSRDRPIPESVVSRNIYRDNLGNLNGFASNYSGGLDNVSASPLFSSYKTPAVSRPQVSAPPGFSAPSRLPPPGFSSHQRVGLSSDTAPGTRFLDSAAMLRNTYQIQPPVGNPSSASDIEFADPAILAVGRGMVNADLDMRSSFSSQMNSYGNETGLQMLRQQSLSAAQQQVNGFHHDLRNLSPSLAETYGFSSRLMDHQAHGSNLSLFSQHPRQQPSANPVLSNGHWDKWNEGQSVNSLAMAELLRNERLGFTGSLYSNGYEEPKFRTPSPGDVYNRTYGM
- the LOC106386873 gene encoding uncharacterized protein LOC106386873 isoform X4, translated to MSDQGEKTCPLCAEEMDLTDQQLKPCKCGYQICVWCWHHIVDMAEKDQIEGRCPACRTPYDKEKIVGMTVDCDSLAFETNMERKKTQKSRSKPSDGRKQLTSVRVIQRNLVYIVGLPLNLADEDLLYHKEYFGQYGKVLKVSMSRTSSGAIQLFPNDTCSVYITYAKEEEAVRCIQAVHGFILDGKSLKACFGTTKYCHAWLRNAACVNPDCLYLHEVGSQEDSFTKDEAISSHTRVQQITGATNILHQRSGSMLPPPLDDFCSDSSSAKPIAKVPSSNAVSVARYSPPSGSGSSSRSTALPAAAAWGTHNANQQSLATSVTSNGSSDIQRTTPVNGTLAFSAVVANAAHGPVSSSNILKRPLGKEENQKAVDKSKLRVLKPLQHNVVVGSGSKRTTSPDRDSPSNRLSSSTDSSYDGRDIDKPSAAVNSSDDSEDGVEDVSQMEITTDSRDDRPDIAIRSECDQGSNRQPDHEISKLPHPEQCKIDSSINIDEKAIPSETGVPCTRPEWDWRLDLQSQMQVSSKLDVEDMSSLDRQRHHHEEDVTNSLFLSNSSSSILDSNHLASRSSLPCEPSGVNGSDLRFPSDQGSSDRLHLPNGFGEQSMFSVEHSLFANEGRNKVHSTEDEIISNILSLDFDPWDESLTSPHNLAELLDKVDQRASPLKPSNLLKQHNSQSRFSFAQESTNQAFDRENHSVYGQFSRDRPIPESVVSRNIYRDNLGNLNGFASNYSGGLDNVSASPLFSSYKTPVSRPQVSAPPGFSAPSRLPPPGFSSHQRVGLSSDTAPGTRFLDSAAMLRNTYQIQPPVGNPSSASDIEFADPAILAVGRGMVNADLDMRSSFSSQMNSYGNETGLQMLRQQSLSAAQQQVNGFHHDLRNLSPSLAETYGFSSRLMDHQAHGSNLSLFSQHPRQQPSANPVLSNGHWDKWNEGQSVNSLAMAELLRNERLGFTGSLYSNGYEEPKFRTPSPGDVYNRTYGM
- the LOC106386873 gene encoding uncharacterized protein LOC106386873 isoform X3, translated to MSDQGEKTCPLCAEEMDLTDQQLKPCKCGYQICVWCWHHIVDMAEKDQIEGRCPACRTPYDKEKIVGMTVDCDSLAFETNMERKKTQKSRSKPSDGRKQLTSVRVIQRNLVYIVGLPLNLADEDLLYHKEYFGQYGKVLKVSMSRTSSGAIQLFPNDTCSVYITYAKEEEAVRCIQAVHGFILDGKSLKACFGTTKYCHAWLRNAACVNPDCLYLHEVGSQEDSFTKDEAISSHTRVQQITGATNILHQRSGSMLPPPLDDFCSDSSSAKPIAKVPSSNAVSVARYSPPSGSGSSSRSTALPAAAAWGTHNANQQSLATSVTSNGSSDIQRTTPVNGTLAFSAVVANAAHGPVSSSNILKRPLGKEENQKAVDKSKLRVLKPLQHNVVVGSGSKRTTSPDRDSPSNRLSSSTDSSYDGRDIDKPSAAVNSSDDSEDGVEDVSQMEITTDSRDDRPDIAIRSECDQGSNRQPDHEISKLPHPEQCKIDSSINIDEKAIPSETGVPCTRPEWDWRLDLQSQMQVSSKLDVEDMSSLDRQRHHHEEDVTNSLFLSNSSSSILDSNHLASRSSLPCEPSGVNGSDLRFPSDQGSSDRLHLPNGFGEQSMFSVEHSLFANEGRNKVHSTEDEIISNILSLDFDPWDESLTSPHNLAELLDKVDQRASPLKPSNLLKQHNSQSRFSFAQESTNQAFDRENHSVYGQFSRDRPIPESVVSRNIYRDNLGNLNGFASNYSGGLDNVSASPLFSSYKTPAVSRPQVSAPPGFSAPSRLPPPGFSSHQRVGLSSDTAPGTRFLDSAAMLRNTYQIQPPVGNPSSASDIEFADPAILAVGRGMVNADLDMRSSFSSQMNSYGNETGLQMLRQQSLSAAQQQVNGFHHDLRNLSPSLAETYGFSSRLMDHQAHGSNLSLFSQHPRQQPSANPVLSNGHWDKWNEGQSVNSLAMAELLRNERLGFTGSLYSNGYEEPKFRTPSPGDVYNRTYGM